A portion of the Uloborus diversus isolate 005 unplaced genomic scaffold, Udiv.v.3.1 scaffold_14, whole genome shotgun sequence genome contains these proteins:
- the LOC129232913 gene encoding zinc finger protein 239-like, producing MTHLKLHSGQKPYSCDFCPKSFLYASNLKRHSRVHTGEKPHVCEYCSKSFSSATRLKTHLSVHTGEKPYSCECCSKAFSSATLLKTHLRIHTGEKPYACEYCSKTFSGGSNLKIHVRIHTGEKPYPCGSCSRTFSDSSSLRTHLKIHSGEKRHACKFCSMAFAKGSYLKRHLRVHSGEKPYSCQCCPKAFSQTSHLKLHMRTHTRDASTSEDIV from the coding sequence ATGACGCATTTGAAGCTCCATTCCGGCCAAAAGCCATATTCATGCGACTTTTGTCCAAAGTCGTTTCTCTACGCTTCAAACTTAAAGAGACACTCAAGGGTCCATACCGGTGAAAAGCCTCATGTGTGCGAATATTGCTCGAAGTCATTTTCTAGCGCGACACGTTTAAAGACACATTTGAGTGTCCACACTGGGGAGAAGCCCTATTCGTGCGAATGTTGTTCTAAGGCGTTTTCTAGCGCCACACTCCTGAagacacatttgaggatacacactggGGAGAAGCCCTACGCGTGCGAatattgttcaaagacattttctggCGGTTCAAACTTGAAGATCCACGTGAGGATTCACACTGGCGAAAAGCCATATCCGTGTGGAAGCTgttcaagaacattttccgaCAGTTCAAGCTTAAGGACGCATTTGAAGATCCATTCTGGCGAAAAGCGCCACGCGTGCAAATTCTGTTCAATGGCTTTCGCTAAGGGTTCGTATTTGAAGAGGCATTTGAGGGTGCATAGTGGTGAAAAGCCGTATTCTTGTCAGTGTTGCCCAAAGGCATTTTCTCAGACTTCGCATTTGAAGCTTCACATGAGGACTCACACTCGCGATGCCTCGACTAGTGAAGATATTGTTTGA
- the LOC129232914 gene encoding oocyte zinc finger protein XlCOF22-like: protein MRTHTGEKPFSCEVCSKKFSLRINLKHHLRTHSGEKPFSCEVCSKKYSQRKNLKDHLRTHTGEKPFSCEVCSKKYSQRKNLKDHLRTHTGEKPFSCEVCSKKYSYRTNLKDHLRTHTGEKPFSCKVCSKKFSHLVTLKSHLRNHTGEKPYPCEHCSQKFSDQCKLKKHLGLLASEKPLSWEVSSKQFSQGTNMKENLKTFADEKTFSCEVCSKLFTRANYLKVHLRTHTGLKPFSCEVCSKKFSQLFTLKNHKRTHTGEKPFSCEES from the exons atgagaacccatactggcgaaaagccatttTCCTGTGAAGTGTGTTCAAAGAAATTTTCTCTGCGAATAAATCTGAAACACCACCTGAGAACCCATAGTGGCGAAAAGCCATTTTCCTGTGAAGTGTGTTCAAAGAAATATTCGCAGCGAAAAAATCTGAAAGaccatctgagaacccatactggcgaaaagccatttTCCTGTGAAGTGTGTTCAAAGAAATATTCTCAGCGAAAAAATCTGAAAGAccacctgagaacccatactggtgaaaagccattttcctgtgaagtgtgttcaaagaaatattcttacCGGACAAATCTGAAAGAccacctgagaacccatactggcgaaaagccatttTCCTGTAAAgtctgttcaaaaaaattttctcacCTAGTAACTCTGAAAAGCCACCTGAGAaaccatactggcgaaaagccatatCCCTGTGAACATTGCTCTCAGAAATTTTCTGATCAGTGTAAATTGAAAAAGCACTTGGGACTCCTCGCTAGCGAAAAGCCATTGTCCTGGGAAGTATCTTCAAAGCAATTTTCTCAGGgaacaaatatgaaagaaaacCTGAAAACCTTTGCTGACGAAAAGACATTTTCCTGTGAAGTATGTTCTAAGCTGTTTACTCGTGCCAATTACCTGAAAGttcatctgagaacccatactggtctaaagccattttcctgtgaagtgtgttcaaagaaattttctcagCTATTCACTCTGAAAAACCATAAGAGAACCCATACCGGCGAAAAGCCATTTTCCTGTGAA GAATCTTGA